ATATTATAGAGTTTTTCTAAGTTAATTTTGAAATTATTTTTGCCTAATACTTCAATCGTATATTCTATATCTGATAAATCCGGATCAATCGATAAATTAAAAATTGGTGTTATGTCATCATACGGTTCTCCCCACTCAAATTTTTTTTCTTCAACAAAACAGTATGGGAATGTGTTTTTATTAATGTATATCATTTTATTGTTTGTATTTGAATACTTATCCTGTGCGAAGTCTTCCGATTTTGGACCTGTTATAATATTCTTTTTAATTTTCTTAGCGTCTTATTGTTGTCGTCACGAAGTTAGGAGGTTTTGCGGAGTGGGGTTTTTAGTTCAATATTAAAACTACTTCAACAATCAGCGAAATGTGTTATAGAATTTTTTGGCATGATTATAAAATTTATCAAATATATCAATTATTGGTATGTTTTTAAAAAGAATAAAGAAACGTAGGTTCGGTCAATATTGTAGGGCCGGATTTTAATCCGGTTTATATAAAATATTAAAGGAAAGTAAGAACCATAGGTTCGGCACATTTTGCATATTGTAATATGAATCGTTCCGATGGAACTTTTGTTTGACGTTCTATAATTACAACGGATTAAAATCCGTTGCTACAGAATAATTCATTCCTACGGAATTTGCAAATATAAAGAACCGTAGGTTCGGTCAGTATTGTAGGGCCGGATTTTAATCCGGTTTATATAAAAGATTAAAGGAAAGCAAGAACCATAGGTTCGGCACATTTTACATATTGTAATATGAATCGTTCCGATGGAACTTTTGTTTTACGTTCTATAATTACAACGGATTAAAATCCGTTGCTACAGAATAATTCATTCCTACGGAATTTGAAAAAAAATACATTAATTCAAATAAAATATTTCCCCACCCAACACCCCAACAAATAAATTCTGATTTTGTATATTTGCCCAACCAAACATTACAATCACTTATGAGTCAAAAAGTATTACTTAATTCTAAAGAAGTTACTATCATACTCCATCGTTTGGCTTGTCAGTTAATCGAAAAACATCTTGATTTCTCTGAAACTATTTTAGTGGGAATTCAGCCGAGAGGCGTTTTTTTAGCTGAACGTTTAAAACAAATATTAGAAAACGAATACAAGGTTCCTGAAATTTCTTTGGGATATCTGGACATCACTTTTTTTAGAGATGATTTCCGTCGTACGGATAAACCGCTTGAAGCCAATAAAACCCAAATCAATTTTATAGTAGAAAACAAAAAAGTCATTTTTATTGATGACGTTTTGTTTACGGGAAGAAGTATTCGTTCTGCCTTAACCGCTATTCAATCTTTCGGAAGACCTTCAGAAATTGAATTATTGGTTTTAATAGACAGACGTTTCAGTCGTCATTTACCAATTCAGCCCGATTACAGAGGTCGTCAGGTAGATGCTATAAACGGTGAAAAAGTAATTGTAAGCTGGAAAGAAAATGATGGTGAAGATGTTGTTCACTTAGTGACAAATTAGTTTAATCGGTTAACCGGTTAATTGTTTAATCGGAAAAACCAATGATTAAACGATTAAAGAAATTAAAAAAGTTGAACCGTTAAATCGGTTAACTGTTTTATCGCAAAGCAAACGATTAAACGATTAGACAAATAAACAGTTAAACATTAAACATGAAAGAATTAAGCGTAAATCATTTATTAGGAATCAAATATATCAACGAGAATGATATTAACCTGATTTTTGAAACGGCAGATCATTTTAAAGAAGTCATTAACCGACCGATTAAAAAAGTTCCTTCATTACGAGATATTACGATTGCCAATATTTTCTTCGAAAACAGTACCAGAACCAAACTCTCTTTTGAATTAGCGCAGAAACGTTTATCTGCTGATGTAATCAGTTTTTCTGCAGCTCAGTCATCGGTTAAAAAAGGAGAGACCCTGATTGATACTGTAAATAATATCCTTTCGATGAAAGTTGATATGGTTGTAATGCGCCACTCCAATCCCGGAGCGGCTTATTTTTTATCTAAAAATGTCAAAGCCAGTATCGTAAACGCCGGAGACGGAGCACACGAACATCCAACTCAGGCTTTGTTAGACAGTTATTCAATCAGAGAAAAATTGGGTGATGTTGCCGGTAAAAAAGTAGTTATTGTAGGTGATATTCTGCATTCGAGAGTTGCCTTATCAAATATATATGCTTTGCAGATGCAAGGCGCAGAAGTAAAAGTTTGCGGACCAAAAACATTGATTCCGAGATATATTGAATCACTTGGTGTTACGGTAGAACCAAATTTGCGCAAAGCTTTAGAATGGTGTGACGTAGCAAATATGCTTCGCGTACAAAATGAACGTATGGATGTGAATTTCTTTCCATCAACACGTGAATATGCACAACAATACGGAGTAGATAAACCGCTTTTGGATTCTCTTGGAAAAGAAATCGTAATCATGCACCCGGGACCAATCAACAGAGGAGTAGAGATTACTTCTGAAGTGGCTGATTCTGATCATTCTGTGATTTTAAATCAGGTAGAGAATGGTGTAGCGATTAGAATGGCAGTAATTTATTTATTGGCTTCTAAGATTCAATAATAAATTGTTTCAAGTTTCAGGTTTCAAGTTGGTTAAAGAACGTCCAAAACTT
The sequence above is drawn from the Flavobacterium sp. N2038 genome and encodes:
- the pyrR gene encoding bifunctional pyr operon transcriptional regulator/uracil phosphoribosyltransferase PyrR; its protein translation is MSQKVLLNSKEVTIILHRLACQLIEKHLDFSETILVGIQPRGVFLAERLKQILENEYKVPEISLGYLDITFFRDDFRRTDKPLEANKTQINFIVENKKVIFIDDVLFTGRSIRSALTAIQSFGRPSEIELLVLIDRRFSRHLPIQPDYRGRQVDAINGEKVIVSWKENDGEDVVHLVTN
- a CDS encoding aspartate carbamoyltransferase catalytic subunit codes for the protein MKELSVNHLLGIKYINENDINLIFETADHFKEVINRPIKKVPSLRDITIANIFFENSTRTKLSFELAQKRLSADVISFSAAQSSVKKGETLIDTVNNILSMKVDMVVMRHSNPGAAYFLSKNVKASIVNAGDGAHEHPTQALLDSYSIREKLGDVAGKKVVIVGDILHSRVALSNIYALQMQGAEVKVCGPKTLIPRYIESLGVTVEPNLRKALEWCDVANMLRVQNERMDVNFFPSTREYAQQYGVDKPLLDSLGKEIVIMHPGPINRGVEITSEVADSDHSVILNQVENGVAIRMAVIYLLASKIQ